The Deltaproteobacteria bacterium genome segment CCGCCTCTGGTATTCGTAGCCTTCATCGCCGGCATCGTGGGAAATAACAAGCTTGGCTTTCATCCCCAGCCTGCAAACCAGTTCGATGGCATGTTCAATACCCTTGCGGTGGACGATCCTGGTAGGCTGCAATATAAAGAGCTCGTCATCCTTTATTCCCAGGGCCTGCCGCACGTCAGAAGAATAATCATCTGGAGGTGGCGGGGGATTGTCGAAATCCATTATGTTCGGTGCAACCCGTGCTGAAATACCGGTGCGAAAAGAGAGCTGCTCATTTGCATAGGAATTGATCACCACATGACGAATTGATGGCAGGTTTGCAGGAAAGGCCATATTGAGGTAATCGGAGACACTGTTTATCAGGAAGCGGTCCCTTTCCCAGTAGAAGTCGTGATGATGAGCCACCGTGGTTATATTTGTTTCAGCTATCAGTTCCGTGAGAGCCAGACCGAGGGGAATATTCATCGGAATAGTCAGAGCATTTTCTACTAGAAGTAGACCTATGTCGAATTTTTCGATGAAATTGTAAAGGTGTTCTTTGAGCTTATAGGCAAGTCGATGTATCTGGCGAGTCACAGAGTGGTGACGTGTGGTTGTGCCGAAGCATTGCCTCTGGATATCCACTATCTCCGGGTGAGTGAAGTGAGCCTCCTCGGCCAGATATGACCTTTCTGGAGGCCGCTCCAGTTCTCCGGCAAAATAGAAGCAGGTGAAGCCATGCTTTTCGAAAACAGTGGCCCATTTTTCCGCCTCCAGGGAAACCCCGTCCGTTCCAGCAAGCCTGGTTGAAATTATTCCCCAGTGCGCCAGGTTGCGCTCATTATTCATTGCAGCCATTCATCCCTCCTCGAAGATTGTTGTATCTCGCCGCCTGTATTCGCCCGATGGCTCGAGCGGCTTTCCAGTGTATCACGCTTCCATTAATTTTCTGATTCCTATTAGACTTTTGCAGCATAAGCAGACGATCTGAACTGACTTCTCGATAATCAACCTCGAGATCCGCAGCCTCTACTCCTAACGATTCAGATCAATTATTTCGATACGGTGATTGGCTTCGGGATATTTCGGCGAAGGCCCGGTAGACAGCACCACGAGATTGCCCTGCAGCTCAGCCGACTGCAGCCAGTTGCGAGCGTACCCCTTCCAGTCGTCTGGCTGCTCCGGCTCGTGCACCGGCCAGATGCCATAAGAGAACATCAGCTGCTGACAAACCTTTTCCCTGGTGCTGACAGCTGCTATCCAGACTGGCAGCCTGAAACGGGTGATGCTCCTGGCTGTCGCACCACTGATGCTCGGCACCAGCACCAAGGCGGGTGCAACTCGGTCTATCAGAGTTTCTACACTCAGGGTAAGAAGGTCCCGCATGCTGAAATCGACTTTGCCGTCGAAGGTTCTGAGAATTTCGCGCACTTTGTGGCCTGGACGAGTCGGTTCGGTAGCTGCGGCAATCTTGGCCAGCATGGCAGCAGCATCAACCGGATATTTTCCCATGGCCGACTCTTCTGAGAGCATGACGCAGTCCGTGCCGTCGAGGATGGCATTGGCCACATCAGTGGCTTCTGCCCTGGTGGGACGCCGGTTGTCGGTCATGGACTCCAACATCTGCGTGGCGGTGATTACCGGCTTGCCCAGCAGGTTTGCCCGCCTGATGATCTCTTTTTGGGCAACAGCGATCCACTCTATGGGGATTTCCACCCCCAGGTCGCCGCGCGCCACCATGATCCCGTCCGCAGCGTCCAGGATGCCGTCCAAATGCTCGCGAGCGCTGGATCTTTCCAGCTTGGCAATGATGAACGGCTCGTGTCCGAGAGAGGCGGCTGCCTGGCGAACAGCACGTATGTCCGCCGCAGACTCTACAAATGACTGGCTTATCGCATCTACCCCCTTTTCCATGGCAAATCTCAGACACTGCTGATCACGCTCGGTAAAGGCGCCGATGCCGAGATCAATGTCCGGCAGATTGAGCCCCTTGCGGGAGCGCAGTTCACCTCCCACAACAACACGGCAGTGAACCTCTGTTCCGACCGCCTTTTCCACCTCGAGCTGAATGAGACCGTCATTGAGAAAAAGGGTATCTCCCGCTTTGACTACCTGCGGCAGTCTGGGAAAACTCATGGAAACTCGTTCCTTGCTGCCGAGGATCTCTTCACTTGTCAAAGTGAGAGGGTCGCCAGGATTCAATTGCACAGGCTCTTCAGCCAGTTGACCGATGCGCATTTTAGGCCCTGGAAGATCGCCCATAATGGCCACCCGCCGGCCGGTGGCGCGGGCCGCAGTACGGATATTGGCAATGACTTTCTCATGGCTGTCGAAATCAGCGTGGGAGAAATTGATGCGGGCAATATTCATGCCCGCCTCAATCAACTGTTTCAACACTTCAACAGATTCGGAAGCAGGCCCTATGGTGCAAACAATCTTTGTCTTGTTAGCAGGAAGCCTCATGGCATTTCCCTTCTCTTTTCAGCAAGAAGTACCCCCAGAGCGCAACATGTACCGGCCATTGCCCTGGCCACGCTTGGCAATGGCCTGACCGACCATCTCTGGCAAACTGGCTATTTCGACAATTCTAACTCCCCAGATGGCGACCTGCGCAGAGCAGTACCGGTAAATCAACCTCGAGACAGACTATCACATGGGCAGTACGCGCCGCAAACAATCCTGTGACTGGTTAATCCTCTTCTGCTCTGCCCAGTTCGACAATCCGTTTACCGTACTCCTTTTGAAGAGTGTTGAGATAATTCTCGTCGATCTCGCCTTTCCAGGTGATTATTTCTTTGAATCTTTTTGGAATCTTCACGCCCCTGGGGTCAAAACCGCTGGCCAACCGGAGCTGCCAGCGCATCTTTTGGATATGCTGGGCCACCTCATTCATATTGTCGGCCAAATACCTGTAACCCAGGCAATTCAAACACTCGGCCAGCAGTTGTTCCTTGTAAATTTCCCGGGCAAAAAGGCAGGAAACCATTGATGTCAACAGAACTCGCCCCTGTTCGTCCTTCAGCAAGAACTCCACCGCTTTTTGAGGATCCTTGTCTTTCTGCTTCTGATCATATGAATAGCCGCCCGCATCCAGGTGGGAATGCCTGAAACCCAGTGCCTGCGAGGTAAAAAAGACCTCACCGGTAGCGTAGCCAGCCATCTCTTGACCGAGGACGCAGGCGAAATCTTCTCCACCATAGTGTTCCACCGCTTTCATGGTTCCCTGGCCGAGGAGTCGGTAGAAATCGTTGCTCATTGAGCCAAGATGGAGTATAGCCTCCTTGTAACCGTCGGCATCACCAAATTTCAAGGGAACCAGCGTTTCTTTCTCCGAAATGACACCCCTTGCCAGCGCCTCTGTGGCCCAGGCCAGGGCGACTCCCGCTGACATCACGTCCAGTCCCATCTTTTCCACCATGTCAATAATGGCAAGCACCTTGAACGCATTGGTCATCCCCAGCATTGAACCTGTGGCAAAGATAGGCTCGTGGTCATAGGAGATCTGCCGGTAGAGATACTGATTGGGTTCCATGAATTTTTCTCGCACAAAGCCGATGTGTATGCAGCCCACAGGGCAACCGGCGCAGGCGGTGTTGCGCAGCAAAGTATCATTGGCAAAGGTTTCACCGCTGATGCCTTCGATGTCAGGATCGGTGGTCTGCTGGAGATTTCTGATTGGCAGGGCCTTCAGTCCGTTGAGAATAGCCACGTTCACTGGAGTGCCCAGATTATGATACTTATCCATCATGTCGGTGGTAGTAAGCTGCTGATAGACTGCTTCGAAGAGATTCCTGTACGTCTTACCTTCCGGGAGATCGAAGATACCATCTCCCAGAATGGCCACGGCCTTGAGATTCTTTGCTCCCATCACAGCACCGCCGCCGAGTCTGCCGAAATGGCGGTAGGTATCCACAGTGATGCAGGCCATGGGCAGAAGGTTCTCGCCTGCGGGACCTATGCGCAGAATGGACCGGTGGCCGGCGCCGCCAATCATTTTACGAAGCATCTTGCCGGATTTTTGCAGGTCAATCCCCTTCATGTAATGCACATCTTTGAGCTCCAGTTGCCGGGAGCCAATTATTAGACAGCTCAATGCCGGGGCCCTGCCAATAATGACCAGGCCGTCGTAGCCGGCAAAGCGAAGAGAAAGGGCCGAACGGCCGCCAGCGTGACTTTCGGCATACTGATCATGATAGGGCGACTTGAAACTGCACACGGTCTTGCTCATAAGAGGAAAATATCCGGTGAGCGGTCCGATGGTGAAAATAAGAGGCTGCGACGGCTCGGTCCAGGCCTTGTCAACATGACCGTATTTCTTGAAGAGAGCTGCAGCCAGGCCGCTGCCACCCAGGTGTCTATCCCGACCATCCATCTTGACCACCTTGCCTTTGCCTGTGGCAAGGTTCACCACGAGCACTCTGAAATAGTCTCTGCTCATGAAGCCACCTCCTTCCCCTCTGCAGCAGGGGCAGCCCCTAGCGACATCTCCACCATTTCCAGGCAATGATGGGGGCAGAATGCTACACACTGACCGCAGTGGATGCAGACGAACGGCTCCCAAGTAGGGGCAAGATAAATGGCATCGACAGGACAGGCCTCAGCGCAATCGCCGCACTGGATGCACAGTTTCCTCTTGACGAGCACACCTCCACCCCGACGCTGGGAAAAAGCCCCGGTGGGGCAGGCAAGGGCGCAGGGCGCCGGATCACAGGCCAGACATGACTTGGCCTCGAAGCCTGTGGACAGACCACCGGAAGAGACAATGCGGATGCCGGCCGTATCCCAGGACAATTTTTTGTACACCAGCCGAGCGCAGGCCAACGAACAGGAGTGGCAGCCGATGCAGCGCTCCATATGAGGAGTTGTCAGAATTTTAGCTTTTTTCATAAGGTTTCCTCATCTGAATAGATCCATAGGGGATCGGCAAGATGGTCTGTCCTGCCATTTAGACATTGAATAATTCTGTCCCACGGATGGGCCGCTTTCAGGATCCGCCCAGTACCAGGACCAATATTTGTCTCGTACATTAGAGCAACTCAACAGACGTACCGTTCGATCTTTACCGGAATCACCTTTAGGGCCGGCATTCGTGCTTGGGGATCCAGAGGCACGGCGCTCATCAGTGTGTTAACGTTAGGGGTCTCGTAGTGGATAGGCATAAAAACATATCCTGGCGCTATCTTATCAGTAACTTTCAGTTCGGACAAGACGCTTCCATACGGACTGGTAAGGCGCAACGACTCTCCTGCAGACAGACCTGCCCGATCAGCATCCTCAGGGTGCATCTCCACAAATGACCTGGGGGCGACCTTCATGAGTCTCTTGGAGCGCCGTGACATCTCACCTGTGTTGAAGTGAGCGAGCAGCCGACCAGTAATGAGCACCAGAGGATAGTCCTGCGTTGGTTTTATCAAGCTTCTGGGAAGAGATGGGGGAATAAACCTTGCCCGTCTGTCGCTGAAGGCAAAACCATCATCGTACAATCCTGGCGTACCGGGATGAGATTCATGGTAGCATGGCCAGCAAATTCCTTCCATTTCCTGCAACCTGCCGTAGGTCACCCCCGCGAAAATGGGTGCGGCCCGGCGTATCTCTTCCCAGATTACTTCGGTTGAGCCGTATTGCCAGTCATATCCCATGGCTCTGGCAATATTCTGAAATATCAGCCAGTCCGCTCTGGCTTCGCCCGGAGGTCTGAGCCCTGCGGAGGTGTGCTGAATTCTCCTGCTGGCGTTAGTAAAAGTTCCCTCCTTCTCCCCTATCATAGCAGCCGGCAGTACAATGTTTGCATGTTTGGCGGTTTCCGTAAGGAATACGTCCTGAACGATAAGGAGCTCCAAGCGATCCATCATCCAGGAAACGAAAGTGGACTGGGGCTCCGACATCACAGGATTCTCACCCACTACATAAAGGGCGCGTATCTTGCCGGATGCAATTTCATGGATCATTTCCGGAGCAGCAAGACCAGGCTTGCCTGGCACCTCGCATCCCCATATGGCTCCCAGGTGAATCCTGGCCGCCTCGTCATCAAGAAGCATGTGTCCGGGAAGAAGATTGGGCATTGCCCCCAGGTCACAGGCGCCCTGGACATTATTCTGTCCCCGCAGAGGAGCCACGCCGCAGCCTTCCCTGCCAACATTGCCGGTTAATAGGGCCAGGTCTATGAGGGCAGACACATTGTCCGTACCATGAGCATGTTGTGTCAGCCCCATACCCCACAAGAAAATAGTTTTTCTGCCGTGGATCAGTTCAGCTGCTCTGTGCAGATCCTCTCGAAAAATTCCTGCCATTTCGCAGGCAGAGTCTATATCGACCTCTTCCAGAGCTTTCTGCATAGCCTCGAAGCCAATGGTACGCTCTCGGCAGAACCTCTCATCGTGCCAGCCCTGCAAATAGATTATCTTGCTAAGAGCCTTCAGCCAAAAGATATCCGCACCCGGTTTCACCTTGAGATGAACCTGGGCGTATTTTGCCAGGCCTGTGGTCCGGGGGTCCACCAGAACAAGGCTAATTTCTCCTTTACTGGCCCTCTTTTTGAGTCGCTGCCAGATAATCGGATGAGTGGTACTGGTGTGAGCCCCCACTATCACTATGGTTTCCGTGGCCATGCCGTCCCTGTAAAAGGTGCTGACTGCTCCATATCCCAGCTGCTTCTTGAGCGCCACCTCTGAGGGTCCGTGACAGAGGCGAGCACAGTTGTCCAGGTTGTTATTGCCAATTACAACCCGCTGAAACTTCTGGCTGAGATAGATTTCTTCATTGAGAACCTTGCTGCTGGCAAGCATTCCCACGCTTTCCCGGCCGTAAGTTTTCATAACCCTTTGTAAACTCTCGGCTGCCTGGTCGATGGCTTCTTCCCAGGCAGCTTTCTCTAGAGTGCCATGGCGGCGCACAAGGGGATGAGTAAGTCGTTCTTGACTGCTCACAAGTTCATGGATGGAGAGGCCCTTGACGCAAAGGTACTTGTCGTTGACCGTCTTGTTTCTACCCGAGGCCCTGCTTTTCACGGGAACGCCTTTGTCGTCGAGCTCCAACTCCAGATTGCAACCCACCCCGCAGTAAGGACAGATGATGTGAATTTGTTCCAGCATAATTACTCCTTTGGCTTGGAAGGTATGTTTCGCCGATCAATCCCTGTGTGCTTGGTGGAACATCTGATGTGGGGCACCTTTGCACCTACCTGACAGAATGTAAGTTTTCCTGAGGCCATTCTTCCCCTTGACATCAGGACTGCTCTTTTTTATTATGGGATAGTTGTCATAACAAGATGCCATTGCAACTTCAATCGACATCACTCCTCCTCAAGGAAATATTCTGGCTCGAGTGCATCATAATGACACCTCCCATAGACCATTATCACCGCCCCATCGACTACTTGCGGGTGTCCATCACTGACCGCTGCAATCTTCGTTGTGTATACTGTGTGCCAGCCACCGGCGTCCACAAACTCAGCCACCACGATATCCTCACCTATGAAGAGCTGCTTCGCCTTACACGCATTGCCCTGGATATGGGTATTTCCAAAGTGCGCTTGACTGGTGGCGAACCCTTAGTACGTAAAGGGGTGATCGATTTTTGTCAGCGGTTGGCCCGCCTCCCAGGCCTTGACAGCCTCAGCCTGACAACAAACGGGGTACTCCTGGAGCAGTTCTGCAGCGATCTCTACCATGCTGGTATGCGACGCATCAATATCAGCCTAGACACTCTGCAGCCGGAAAAATTTGCCAGGATTACCCGCTTCGATCTCTTCGAGCAAGTATGGCGGGGCATCAGAGCCGCTGAACAGATTGGCTTTGCCCCGATAAAACTCAATGTTGTAGTCATGCGGGGCATTAATGACGACGAAATCGTAGAGCTTGCCCAACTGACCACCAGGCACGCCTTCCATGTCCGTTTCATCGAGTTCATGCCCCTCACTACTGACGACACCTGGGTCAGACGCCACTACGTCAGTGCCGATGAAATCCTGGCAACGCTTTCCGGGAGAGGGCCGCTGGAAAAGATTACCGTCGAACACACCAATGGCCCGG includes the following:
- a CDS encoding glycosyltransferase family 1 protein, which produces MAAMNNERNLAHWGIISTRLAGTDGVSLEAEKWATVFEKHGFTCFYFAGELERPPERSYLAEEAHFTHPEIVDIQRQCFGTTTRHHSVTRQIHRLAYKLKEHLYNFIEKFDIGLLLVENALTIPMNIPLGLALTELIAETNITTVAHHHDFYWERDRFLINSVSDYLNMAFPANLPSIRHVVINSYANEQLSFRTGISARVAPNIMDFDNPPPPPDDYSSDVRQALGIKDDELFILQPTRIVHRKGIEHAIELVCRLGMKAKLVISHDAGDEGYEYQRR
- the fdhF gene encoding formate dehydrogenase subunit alpha, whose translation is MLEQIHIICPYCGVGCNLELELDDKGVPVKSRASGRNKTVNDKYLCVKGLSIHELVSSQERLTHPLVRRHGTLEKAAWEEAIDQAAESLQRVMKTYGRESVGMLASSKVLNEEIYLSQKFQRVVIGNNNLDNCARLCHGPSEVALKKQLGYGAVSTFYRDGMATETIVIVGAHTSTTHPIIWQRLKKRASKGEISLVLVDPRTTGLAKYAQVHLKVKPGADIFWLKALSKIIYLQGWHDERFCRERTIGFEAMQKALEEVDIDSACEMAGIFREDLHRAAELIHGRKTIFLWGMGLTQHAHGTDNVSALIDLALLTGNVGREGCGVAPLRGQNNVQGACDLGAMPNLLPGHMLLDDEAARIHLGAIWGCEVPGKPGLAAPEMIHEIASGKIRALYVVGENPVMSEPQSTFVSWMMDRLELLIVQDVFLTETAKHANIVLPAAMIGEKEGTFTNASRRIQHTSAGLRPPGEARADWLIFQNIARAMGYDWQYGSTEVIWEEIRRAAPIFAGVTYGRLQEMEGICWPCYHESHPGTPGLYDDGFAFSDRRARFIPPSLPRSLIKPTQDYPLVLITGRLLAHFNTGEMSRRSKRLMKVAPRSFVEMHPEDADRAGLSAGESLRLTSPYGSVLSELKVTDKIAPGYVFMPIHYETPNVNTLMSAVPLDPQARMPALKVIPVKIERYVC
- a CDS encoding 4Fe-4S binding protein, producing the protein MKKAKILTTPHMERCIGCHSCSLACARLVYKKLSWDTAGIRIVSSGGLSTGFEAKSCLACDPAPCALACPTGAFSQRRGGGVLVKRKLCIQCGDCAEACPVDAIYLAPTWEPFVCIHCGQCVAFCPHHCLEMVEMSLGAAPAAEGKEVAS
- the moaA gene encoding GTP 3',8-cyclase MoaA, which gives rise to MTPPIDHYHRPIDYLRVSITDRCNLRCVYCVPATGVHKLSHHDILTYEELLRLTRIALDMGISKVRLTGGEPLVRKGVIDFCQRLARLPGLDSLSLTTNGVLLEQFCSDLYHAGMRRINISLDTLQPEKFARITRFDLFEQVWRGIRAAEQIGFAPIKLNVVVMRGINDDEIVELAQLTTRHAFHVRFIEFMPLTTDDTWVRRHYVSADEILATLSGRGPLEKITVEHTNGPARHFRWADAPGVIGIISPISHHFCPSCNRIRLTADGNLRNCLFSDHEVDIKSAMRQGATDSELAAILRQSIAEKPKNHFLQSDLFHKCHSRPMVAIGG
- a CDS encoding aldehyde ferredoxin oxidoreductase yields the protein MSRDYFRVLVVNLATGKGKVVKMDGRDRHLGGSGLAAALFKKYGHVDKAWTEPSQPLIFTIGPLTGYFPLMSKTVCSFKSPYHDQYAESHAGGRSALSLRFAGYDGLVIIGRAPALSCLIIGSRQLELKDVHYMKGIDLQKSGKMLRKMIGGAGHRSILRIGPAGENLLPMACITVDTYRHFGRLGGGAVMGAKNLKAVAILGDGIFDLPEGKTYRNLFEAVYQQLTTTDMMDKYHNLGTPVNVAILNGLKALPIRNLQQTTDPDIEGISGETFANDTLLRNTACAGCPVGCIHIGFVREKFMEPNQYLYRQISYDHEPIFATGSMLGMTNAFKVLAIIDMVEKMGLDVMSAGVALAWATEALARGVISEKETLVPLKFGDADGYKEAILHLGSMSNDFYRLLGQGTMKAVEHYGGEDFACVLGQEMAGYATGEVFFTSQALGFRHSHLDAGGYSYDQKQKDKDPQKAVEFLLKDEQGRVLLTSMVSCLFAREIYKEQLLAECLNCLGYRYLADNMNEVAQHIQKMRWQLRLASGFDPRGVKIPKRFKEIITWKGEIDENYLNTLQKEYGKRIVELGRAEED
- the pyk gene encoding pyruvate kinase → MRLPANKTKIVCTIGPASESVEVLKQLIEAGMNIARINFSHADFDSHEKVIANIRTAARATGRRVAIMGDLPGPKMRIGQLAEEPVQLNPGDPLTLTSEEILGSKERVSMSFPRLPQVVKAGDTLFLNDGLIQLEVEKAVGTEVHCRVVVGGELRSRKGLNLPDIDLGIGAFTERDQQCLRFAMEKGVDAISQSFVESAADIRAVRQAAASLGHEPFIIAKLERSSAREHLDGILDAADGIMVARGDLGVEIPIEWIAVAQKEIIRRANLLGKPVITATQMLESMTDNRRPTRAEATDVANAILDGTDCVMLSEESAMGKYPVDAAAMLAKIAAATEPTRPGHKVREILRTFDGKVDFSMRDLLTLSVETLIDRVAPALVLVPSISGATARSITRFRLPVWIAAVSTREKVCQQLMFSYGIWPVHEPEQPDDWKGYARNWLQSAELQGNLVVLSTGPSPKYPEANHRIEIIDLNR